Proteins encoded in a region of the Zea mays cultivar B73 chromosome 2, Zm-B73-REFERENCE-NAM-5.0, whole genome shotgun sequence genome:
- the LOC111590894 gene encoding uncharacterized protein, which produces MEGLIPFVIDVIRRSHERSGYRPVSSDSGSSRGGPGGSSGRHLTDYSELPDDAAAASAGADRPSGTLHRARSGYVETTVGRRADDEQARPAPVVVAGSAYRRK; this is translated from the coding sequence ATGGAAGGGCTGATCCCGTTCGTGATCGACGTGATCAGGAGGAGCCACGAGCGGAGCGGCTACCGCCCCGTCTCGTCCGACAGCGGCAGCTCCCGCGGCGGGCCCGGGGGCAGCAGTGGGCGCCACCTCACCGACTACTCGGAGCTGCCCGACGACGCAGCCGCGGCGAGCGCCGGCGCCGACAGGCCGTCCGGTACGCTGCACCGCGCGCGGTCCGGGTACGTGGAGACGACGGTCGGGCGTCGCGCGGACGACGAGCAGGCCAGGCCGGCGCCCGTGGTCGTCGCCGGGTCGGCTTATCGACGCAAATGA